In Glycine soja cultivar W05 chromosome 10, ASM419377v2, whole genome shotgun sequence, the genomic stretch ATCGCaatataaatatcaatattaatatGGTACATACATCGATCTCATTGTGCatctatatataaataacacgtgtaagaaaatagaaagaaaaaaaaatgaaactctaTCCTAGGGAATTCACCTGAATAAAACATAtcgtattttttcatttatttatttataataattctccTAAATCTAAGACGAACGAAGAAGCATTGCATCGCCGTTATTTCCACTTATGAAACTGCGGTTGTTCCTGTTCCTTAATCCTTTTGAACACTCCTTCGATGGCAACATCGAAAGCGTCCTCCACACCATCTAACCCTTGTTTCGTGTTTGCGTAAACCAACCTCGGAATGTACTCAATTACTTTCTCCCTCATCTTCCTCACCTCCTCTTTCGTGAACTTCTCGAGCACGTTTTTCACGGTTAAGGTTCCATTCTTCACCGCGTTCCGGTCTATGAAAACCGAATAACTCTCCGGTTCGACCGGCAAGAACCACTCGTACTGCAAATACGCGGTTCGCCGCCAGAAAAAAACCGGAATCGAACCGGCCACCATGCAGTCAAAAATGGAGCGGCGCGTGAAGCTGTCCCCTCTCGGCTGCAAGCAGAAATCCGAGTCTAGAAAGGTTTCCATAATCGCCGACGTGCCGTTGGAGCACCGCGTCCCGGTGCAGTTCACGGCGCGGCACGACTCGCCCGAGTCGCGGCACTGACTCAGCAGAAGTCCCCTAAAGTCGTCGGGGAAGGCGCGGCGCGGCGCGCCGGCGAAGCAGAAGAGCGCGTGGCGCTGACGCTCTCGAAGGAAGCTCTGCCAGCGCGTAACGTCGGATTTTGAGCGGGGGTGGAATCCGGTGGGATAGGGAACACCTACGTCAAAATAGTCCCAAGGGTTACGCTCGATGAGAAGGCGCGTGACGTTTCTTATCCCTGGCTTGTAGAGGCAGCTAGAACCCCAATCCTTGTCCTTGGAGCGGCGAAAATCCCACGTGATGCGGCCCATGCTGATAAAATGATCCCAACCGTTTGATCTTTTAAAAAACGGTTGG encodes the following:
- the LOC114372230 gene encoding xyloglucan galactosyltransferase XLT2-like, whose translation is MLPKSVPSAVPQPKTLASKITLTSSLTSLLQPQNPRTWILFTVLFIQILLLCNLHSFPSSIPPPLSPIPAATDTDTDTITTTVHHSTRTLDQCGSGKVFVYDLPQTFNNEILLHCDNLNPWSSRCDALSNDAFGRSAAALAGIVPEDLLPAWHWTDQFVTEIIFHNRLINHKCRVMEPESATAFYMPFYAGLAVGKYLWFNSTAEERDRHCDMMLQWIQDQPFFKRSNGWDHFISMGRITWDFRRSKDKDWGSSCLYKPGIRNVTRLLIERNPWDYFDVGVPYPTGFHPRSKSDVTRWQSFLRERQRHALFCFAGAPRRAFPDDFRGLLLSQCRDSGESCRAVNCTGTRCSNGTSAIMETFLDSDFCLQPRGDSFTRRSIFDCMVAGSIPVFFWRRTAYLQYEWFLPVEPESYSVFIDRNAVKNGTLTVKNVLEKFTKEEVRKMREKVIEYIPRLVYANTKQGLDGVEDAFDVAIEGVFKRIKEQEQPQFHKWK